The following are from one region of the Silene latifolia isolate original U9 population chromosome 9, ASM4854445v1, whole genome shotgun sequence genome:
- the LOC141601369 gene encoding uncharacterized protein LOC141601369 encodes MPKDAGGLGVKKVENWNWAAVDSPWTWKNVCKIKDKLKDGFGENCWLPDENDYTLKNGYKWLCTQQPKMDWCSLVWNSWNISKHSIITWLIMQEGLNIIAKLFQFGFCEDNLCLICGEQPETITHLFYECNYSCRIKAALAVWLGRSFPNLTELQNGRQDSLQWKAMAIVFNVYLYTVWHRRNTTRLQHSVMRPELLAAQIEEVAGKRGCTKAGPGLSHITNGWLSCL; translated from the exons ATGCCCAAGGATGCTGGTGGTTTAGGTGTAAAGAAAGTggagaattggaattgggcagcTGTAG ACTCTCCTTGGACTTGGAAAAATGTTTGCAAAATCAAGGATAAACTGAAGGATGGATTTGGTGAGAACTGCTGGCTGCCTGATGAGAATGATTACACGCTCAAGAATGGTTATAAATGGCTATGTACTCAACAACCTAAGATGGATTGGTGCTCTCTGGTATGGAACAGCTGGAACATTTCCAAGCACTCAATCATTACTTGGCTTATTATGCAGGAGGGGTTAAATATCATAGCTAAGCTATTCCAATTTGGCTTCTGTGAGGACAACCTATGTTTAATTTGTGGAGAACAACCTGAAACGATAACTCACTTGTTCTATGAATGTAATTACAGTTGCAGAATCAAGGCAGCTCTTGCTGTCTGGCTGGGGAGATCATTTCCTAACCTTACTGAGCTGCAGAATGGTAGGCAAGACAGTCTACAATGGAAAGCAATGGCTATAGTTTTCAATGTATATCTTTACACTGTCTGGCATCGGAGAAACACCACAAGACTCCAACATTCTGTTATGAGGCCTGAATTGTTAGCTGCTCAGATTGAGGAGGTTGCAGGAAAAAGAGGGTGCACTAAAGCTGGCCCTGGACTGTCTCACATCACCAATGGCTGGTTAAGCTGCCTGTAG
- the LOC141601368 gene encoding uncharacterized protein LOC141601368: MTRQQVTRASYKDHGRTILKSPQGVTSPKKSKSKLRQVMTLGDYFPKSYFPKVSVNTVSSVVFEEDHDEDAANKESPSELDKDTKIDAILDALPSRMGWQQMFHLLEEMRQQLSLAILQPDAYADKLKAAGESADQSRKCVACNAALAFTDEDLLLGSKLHNRPLFVSGYIREKKVGRILVDGGSTVNIMPKVTMEELGISVNELAKSRLMIQGFNLGGQRAIGMIRVELAMGDMSSTTLFHVIDAKTSYKLLLGRPWLHENGVVASTLHQCLKYYRDGERKINGDVKPFSTVESYFADARFYEEVTPSEILPSTILSTGTKVSKKVDDIKIPAAKELMVVEHRESVLIKTNQTNANSSAKKVTPTMPKATPIFKYVPKSKRKNGEAPFTEYTPREEASTSTRTINEDNLQTLKEKVIVPVTRTDCLVASKQPLPGFTKALMKEDQAPIEELNKGRFDPNAYKFMSKSGYDFENPTPLGQVIEVTPYGLNQTQKKLHQQGNKLEVGRAGIGFSHPEPIRISARRKEKQASSQYIVVELAESEGDNTEMLTQRSVFDRLGPPTSTPRSSVFNRLGEREENICVHLASGSQQQGPNTSVFTRIGGKEVTKSVFSRIDSSKVQKRRRRKQKKSLKAKVAVDLSKEAHSVIPSRMKRHLEVEITMDVSLKTKGRTIVFTNPKKESSHRRIAQDFVASNHVTAQECQDSDDEIEVGETPKTLEDGVQATVDDLEEINLGTSEEPRPVFVSALLTEQGKTEYVSLLSEYKDVFAWSYKEMPGLSPKIAVHRLAVRKGVSPKKQPRRRFRSEMLPEIEAEVNKLIDTGFIR, translated from the coding sequence ATGACTCGCCAGCAAGTAACAAGAGCGTCATACAAAGATCATGGGAGGACCATTTTGAAGTCTCCACAAGGTGTAACATCGCCTAAGAAATCCAAGTCGAAGTTACGTCAAGTTATGACATTAGGAGACTATTTCCCTAAGTCCTACTTTCCTAAAGTTTCGGTGAACACCGTATCTTCTGTCGTTTTCGAGGAAGATCATGATGAAGATGCCGCGAATAAAGAGTCCCCATCGGAGTTAGACAAGGATACGAAGATTGATGCAATACTGGATGCGCTACCTTCACGCATGGGATGGCAACAAATGTTTCACTTGCTTGAAGAGATGCGTCAACAATTGTCTTTAGCGATTCTTCAACCCGACGCGTATGCTGACAAGCTTAAAGCTGCAGGAGAGTCGGCAGATCAATCAAGGAAATGTGTTGCTTGCAATGCCGCTCTCGCATTTACCGATGAAGATCTGTTACTGGGATCAAAGCTGCACAATCGCCCTTTGTTTGTGTCAGGATACATTCGAGAAAAGAAGGTGGGTCGCATATTGGTGGACGGAGGCTCAACCGTCAACATAATGCCGAAAGTCACTATGGAAGAGCTTGGGATTTCTGTAAATGAACTCGCCAAAAGTCGCTTGATGATTCAAGGCTTCAATCTCGGTGGGCAAAGAGCAATTGGCATGATTCGCGTCGAACTCGCGATGGGAGATATGTCATCCACCACGCTTTTTCATGTGATCGATGCCAAAACGTCATACAAATTGTTGCTTGGTCGACCTTGGCTTCACGAAAACGGTGTCGTGGCGTCCACTCTACATCAATGCCTGAAATATTATAGAGATGGTGAAAGGAAGATAAATGGTGATGTGAAGCCGTTTTCAACGGTGGAGTCTTATTTTGCTGATGCTCGATTCTACGAAGAGGTGACGCCAAGCGAGATATTGCCTTCAACGATCCTTTCAACAGGGACCAAAGTTTCGAAGAAGGTTGACGACATCAAAATTCCAGCCGCAAAAGAATTGATGGTGGTCGAACATCGTGAAAGCGTCTTGATAAAGACCAATCAAACAAATGCGAATTCGTCTGCGAAGAAAGTTACTCCAACCATGCCGAAAGCAACGCCAATCTTTAAGTACGTGCCGAAATCAAAACGTAAAAATGGGGAGGCGCCTTTCACAGAGTATACACCGCGAGAAGAGGCATCTACGTCAACTAGAACAATCAATGAAGACAATCTTCAAACTTTGAAGGAGAAGGTCATTGTTCCGGTTACGCGAACAGATTGCCTTGTGGCGAGTAAACAACCGTTGCCCGGATTCACGAAAGCCTTAATGAAAGAGGATCAAGCACCTATTGAAGAGTTAAACAAGGGACGATTCGATCCAAATGCTTACAAGTTCATGTCGAAGTCAGGATATGATTTTGAAAATCCAACTCCATTAGGGCAAGTGATTGAAGTTACCCCGTATGGCCTGAATCAAACGCAAAAGAAATTGCATCAACAAGGGAACAAGCTTGAAGTCGGAAGGGCTGGTATCGGATTTTCACATCCCGAGCCCATTCGAATTTCTGCACGACGTAAAGAGAAGCAAGCGTCGTCACAATATATTGTGGTAGAACTGGCAGAAAGTGAAGGCGATAATACGGAAATGTTGACGCAAAGGTCTGTTTTCGACAGGTTGGGACCACCAACTTCTACGCCTCGCTCTTCCGTGTTCAACAGATTGGGAGAAAGGGAAGAGAACATATGCGTCCATTTAGCATCAGGTTCTCAACAGCAAGGGCCAAATACGTCAGTGTTCACTCGCATAGGAGGAAAAGAGGTAACGAAATCAGTCTTCAGTCGCATTGATAGCTCAAAGGTACAAAAGAGACGTCGACGAAAGCAGAAGAAGTCCTTGAAGGCAAAAGTTGCAGTCGACCTCAGCAAAGAGGCCCATAGTGTTATTCCCTCTCGAATGAAACGTCACCTTGAAGTAGAAATAACTATGGACGTGTCACTGAAAACAAAGGGACGCACCATCGTTTTCACAAATCCAAAGAAGGAGTCGAGTCATAGGAGGATCGCTCAGGATTTTGTTGCGTCCAACCATGTGACGGCACAAGAGTGCCAAGATTCAGATGATGAGATAGAAGTTGGTGAGACTCCTAAAACTCTCGAAGATGGTGTCCAAGCAACGGTTGACGACTTGGAAGAAATCAACTTAGGCACAAGTGAAGAGCCACGACCCGTCTTTGTAAGTGCCCTTCTAACGGAACAAGGGAAAACGGAGTATGTCAGTCTTCTCTCTGAATATAAAGATGTGTTCGCCTGGAGCTACAAGGAAATGCCTGGCCTAAGTCCAAAGATCGCAGTTCATCGACTTGCCGTAAGGAAAGGCGTTTCTCCAAAAAAGCAACCACGAAGACGATTTCGGTCAGAAATGTTGCCAGAAATTGAAGCAGAAGTAAACAAATTGATTGATACAGGCTTCATAAGATAA